In one window of Syntrophobacterales bacterium DNA:
- the cobO gene encoding cob(I)yrinic acid a,c-diamide adenosyltransferase: MMGDKNRILIFTGEGKGKTTSALGMALRAHGHGIAVAVIQFVKADTETGEYTALKKMENVEIITIGAGFVPRPADPRFADHCRAAKQGLQQAAAYLQTGRFGLVILDEVCVAVSLHLLDEEAVLATLRLAAPGTTIVLTGRGASPGLIEIADTVSEIKAIKHGYESGIKAQRGVEF, from the coding sequence ATGATGGGCGATAAAAACAGGATCCTGATTTTCACCGGCGAGGGGAAGGGAAAGACGACCTCCGCTTTGGGAATGGCGCTCCGGGCGCATGGACACGGCATTGCGGTCGCCGTTATCCAGTTCGTGAAAGCGGACACGGAAACAGGCGAATACACGGCTTTGAAAAAAATGGAGAATGTCGAAATCATCACGATCGGGGCCGGATTTGTCCCCCGACCGGCAGACCCCCGCTTCGCCGACCACTGCCGGGCGGCAAAACAGGGCCTCCAGCAGGCCGCTGCATATCTCCAGACCGGCCGTTTCGGTCTGGTAATCCTGGACGAGGTCTGTGTGGCGGTCTCTTTGCATCTCCTTGACGAAGAGGCTGTCCTCGCCACCCTTCGCCTGGCGGCCCCCGGCACAACCATCGTGCTGACCGGCCGCGGGGCGTCGCCGGGGCTCATTGAGATCGCCGACACGGTTTCGGAGATAAAGGCAATCAAGCACGGATACGAAAGCGGCAT
- the cobS gene encoding adenosylcobinamide-GDP ribazoletransferase produces the protein MRGFFAALQFLTIFSLPRGLAPDKEALQKAPPFFPLIGLMVGFLVSAIDWGLGFIFPLPVRSVLATILLIAFSGALHTDGLADTADGLLSSRPRERMLEIMRDSRTGPMGVVAIVCVVSLKIAAIASLPSPARFWALLLMPVAGRCALLIVIAVLPYARPEGLVGVFRLNRPTLFLLWALIFLLTTGGLAGGLAGVIAAASSFLFVLLFTVYLGRKLGGYTGDTLGAACELTELIPPLVALAWMGSL, from the coding sequence CCGACAAAGAAGCCCTGCAAAAAGCACCTCCGTTTTTCCCGCTGATTGGGCTAATGGTGGGCTTCCTGGTGTCGGCGATTGACTGGGGATTGGGCTTTATCTTTCCGCTCCCGGTCAGAAGCGTGCTTGCGACAATTCTGCTGATCGCTTTTTCCGGGGCGCTCCATACGGACGGACTCGCCGATACCGCAGACGGTCTGCTCAGCTCCCGCCCGCGTGAACGGATGCTCGAAATCATGCGGGACAGCCGTACCGGACCGATGGGAGTAGTCGCAATTGTCTGCGTTGTTTCGCTGAAGATCGCCGCCATCGCCTCCCTCCCCTCCCCCGCCCGTTTCTGGGCGCTGCTCCTGATGCCGGTCGCCGGCCGCTGCGCCCTGCTGATCGTAATAGCGGTTCTTCCTTATGCGCGCCCGGAGGGTCTCGTCGGTGTTTTTCGGTTAAACCGCCCGACTCTTTTTCTTCTCTGGGCTCTGATCTTTCTGCTGACAACCGGCGGCCTCGCGGGAGGACTGGCCGGAGTCATAGCCGCGGCATCATCCTTTTTGTTCGTGCTTTTGTTTACCGTCTATCTTGGCAGGAAACTCGGCGGCTATACCGGGGACACGCTCGGCGCGGCCTGTGAACTGACCGAACTGATCCCGCCTTTGGTCGCCCTCGCCTGGATGGGGAGCTTATGA